The Stomoxys calcitrans chromosome 3, idStoCalc2.1, whole genome shotgun sequence genome includes a region encoding these proteins:
- the LOC106083697 gene encoding probable serine/threonine-protein kinase clkA isoform X1 produces MPNNGNQNSNQDFEKKVNTLSQNALKKYLDEYFSSGAKGSSNETPSQNFDNSDQRYGNDFPYSTLRYNANDGYDNSMSGNYKQSYSSFSRADNKQDFNAWNKKNGGIGNSRRQDDYDMSDGRPMCSQQRFRTGYDRSENMPDSGTKEQFHDHECSSWYGSSQQLNEKYDYSTVENTPKSRNNQNRFEEVNSARGKSDFNFQRNQVGYSRGDHTYDFKDNQDPAEVGNFNVTTRDESYNKSNQQRFAGDDFSRYQQTSDVSYKNQQNFGGGGSFANFNLQNNQRNISQGRAGGDCNNFYSNQQTQQFVSNKQNNLDNNMETNWIKPQSSHQMNRNDFGGNSNYQAPHSAVNQTRTLQHNSDRKIGSSTKGGSWQKGNDINKNISKKKNLDKNRTVRRRSAQVRDTEYQEQLINGTGKKAQNTKTKPNPESYWRDWWPNYAYIQNMIPIVDENDPEVKDFLKFTYEPDDPRFKPRVALLLNMGTLKILRSFNHTETNYKFRETYKLFLYKKHLEDPNFQKHLNHQEKDLVLKSLALLRHKGKYTLMLQSVISRWDLHQKTIAGLSKLVAEKTAYNMMNTKLYHYLVMDSIQELKNMCALDWSGFPEFYAKLQSMPPPHYASTDNILTKTTGPLDDCCNNSDVDNAD; encoded by the exons ATGCCGAATAATGGAAATCAAAATAGTAATCaagattttgaaaagaaagtgaACACTCTTTCTCAG aatGCATTGAAAAAATATCTAGATGAATATTTTTCCTCCGGCGCCAAAGGAAGTTCCAATGAAACCCcatcacaaaattttgataacagCG ATCAACGATACGGAAATGACTTCCCATATTCCACATTACGATACAATGCAAACGATGGATATGACAATTCGATGTCAGGCAACTACAAACAATCTTATTCTTCGTTTTCCAGAGCAGATAACAAACAAGATTTCAATGCttggaataaaaaaaatggtggTATTGGAAACAGTCGACGGCAAGACGATTATGATATGTCTGATGGTAGGCCTATGTGTAGTCAACAACGATTCCGGACAGGCTATGATAGATCTGAAAACATGCCTGACTCTGGAACCAAGGAACAGTTTCATGACCATGAATGTTCTTCTTGGTATGGCAGCAGTCAACAGCTTAATGAAAAATACGATTATTCCACAGTTGAAAATACACCTAAATCCCGTAACAACCAAAATCGCTTTGAAGAAGTCAATTCCGCTAGAGGCAAAAGCGATTTCAACTTTCAACGAAATCAAGTAGGATATTCTAGAGGTGATCATACATATGACTTTAAGGATAATCAGGATCCTGCAGAAGTCGGCAATTTTAATGTCACCACAAGAGATGAATCTTACAACAAAAGCAATCAACAACGGTTTGCGGGAGATGACTTTTCAAGATATCAACAAACATCTGATGTCAGCTACAAAAACCAGCAAAATTTTGGAGGAGGAGGCAGTTTTGCCAATTTTAATTTACAAAACAATCAACGAAATATAAGCCAAGGGCGAGCAGGAGGTGATTGTAATAACTTTTATTCCAACCAACAAACACAGCAGTTTGTaagcaacaaacaaaacaatttagaCAACAATATGGAAACAAATTGGATTAAACCTCAATCGTCCCACCAAATGAATCGTAATGATTTTGGAGGTAATAGCAATTACCAAGCACCACATAGTGCTGTGAATCAAACAAGAACCCTTCAACACAATTCGGATAGAAAAATAGGTTCATCTACAAAAGGAGGAAGTTGGCAAAAAGGAAACGACATTAAtaagaatatttcaaaaaagaaaaatttggataaaaatagGACGGTTAGACGTCGCAGTGCTCAAGTGAGGGATACAGAATACCAGGAACAATTAATTAATGGAACTGGTAAAAAAGCTCAGAATACTAAAACCAAACCCAATCCAGAATCTTATTGGAGAGATTGGTGGCCCAACTATGCTTACATTCAAAACATGATTCCAATAGTGGATGAAAATGATCCCGAAGTAAAAGATTTCCTTAAATTCACATATGAACCTGATGACCCGAGATTCAAACCTAGAGTGGCATTACTTCTTAATATGGGCACATTGAAGATCCTGCGCAGCTTTAACCATACAGAAACGAATTATAAATTTCGGGAAACGTACAAATTATTTCTATACAAGAAACATCTGGAGGATCCAAACTTTCAAAAACACCTCAATCATCAAGAAAAAGACCTTGTTTTAAAATCTCTCGCTCTTTTACGACATAAAGGTAAATATACACTGATGCTCCAAAGCGTAATAAGTAGATGGGATCTTCACCAAAAGACTATAGCCGGTTTGAGTAAGTTGGTAGCCGAAAAGACCGCTTATAATATGATGAACACTAAACTCTACCATTATTTAGTAATGGATTCAATACAAGAGTTAAAG AACATGTGCGCATTGGATTGGAGTGGATTTCCTGAATTCTATGCAAAACTGCAGTCAATGCCACCTCCCCACTATGCTTCAACGGATAATATTCTTACGAAAACCACAGGCCCCTTGGATGATTGCTGTAACAATTCTGACGTGGACAATGCCGATTAG
- the LOC106083697 gene encoding GATA zinc finger domain-containing protein 14 isoform X2, with the protein MSGNYKQSYSSFSRADNKQDFNAWNKKNGGIGNSRRQDDYDMSDGRPMCSQQRFRTGYDRSENMPDSGTKEQFHDHECSSWYGSSQQLNEKYDYSTVENTPKSRNNQNRFEEVNSARGKSDFNFQRNQVGYSRGDHTYDFKDNQDPAEVGNFNVTTRDESYNKSNQQRFAGDDFSRYQQTSDVSYKNQQNFGGGGSFANFNLQNNQRNISQGRAGGDCNNFYSNQQTQQFVSNKQNNLDNNMETNWIKPQSSHQMNRNDFGGNSNYQAPHSAVNQTRTLQHNSDRKIGSSTKGGSWQKGNDINKNISKKKNLDKNRTVRRRSAQVRDTEYQEQLINGTGKKAQNTKTKPNPESYWRDWWPNYAYIQNMIPIVDENDPEVKDFLKFTYEPDDPRFKPRVALLLNMGTLKILRSFNHTETNYKFRETYKLFLYKKHLEDPNFQKHLNHQEKDLVLKSLALLRHKGKYTLMLQSVISRWDLHQKTIAGLSKLVAEKTAYNMMNTKLYHYLVMDSIQELKNMCALDWSGFPEFYAKLQSMPPPHYASTDNILTKTTGPLDDCCNNSDVDNAD; encoded by the exons ATGTCAGGCAACTACAAACAATCTTATTCTTCGTTTTCCAGAGCAGATAACAAACAAGATTTCAATGCttggaataaaaaaaatggtggTATTGGAAACAGTCGACGGCAAGACGATTATGATATGTCTGATGGTAGGCCTATGTGTAGTCAACAACGATTCCGGACAGGCTATGATAGATCTGAAAACATGCCTGACTCTGGAACCAAGGAACAGTTTCATGACCATGAATGTTCTTCTTGGTATGGCAGCAGTCAACAGCTTAATGAAAAATACGATTATTCCACAGTTGAAAATACACCTAAATCCCGTAACAACCAAAATCGCTTTGAAGAAGTCAATTCCGCTAGAGGCAAAAGCGATTTCAACTTTCAACGAAATCAAGTAGGATATTCTAGAGGTGATCATACATATGACTTTAAGGATAATCAGGATCCTGCAGAAGTCGGCAATTTTAATGTCACCACAAGAGATGAATCTTACAACAAAAGCAATCAACAACGGTTTGCGGGAGATGACTTTTCAAGATATCAACAAACATCTGATGTCAGCTACAAAAACCAGCAAAATTTTGGAGGAGGAGGCAGTTTTGCCAATTTTAATTTACAAAACAATCAACGAAATATAAGCCAAGGGCGAGCAGGAGGTGATTGTAATAACTTTTATTCCAACCAACAAACACAGCAGTTTGTaagcaacaaacaaaacaatttagaCAACAATATGGAAACAAATTGGATTAAACCTCAATCGTCCCACCAAATGAATCGTAATGATTTTGGAGGTAATAGCAATTACCAAGCACCACATAGTGCTGTGAATCAAACAAGAACCCTTCAACACAATTCGGATAGAAAAATAGGTTCATCTACAAAAGGAGGAAGTTGGCAAAAAGGAAACGACATTAAtaagaatatttcaaaaaagaaaaatttggataaaaatagGACGGTTAGACGTCGCAGTGCTCAAGTGAGGGATACAGAATACCAGGAACAATTAATTAATGGAACTGGTAAAAAAGCTCAGAATACTAAAACCAAACCCAATCCAGAATCTTATTGGAGAGATTGGTGGCCCAACTATGCTTACATTCAAAACATGATTCCAATAGTGGATGAAAATGATCCCGAAGTAAAAGATTTCCTTAAATTCACATATGAACCTGATGACCCGAGATTCAAACCTAGAGTGGCATTACTTCTTAATATGGGCACATTGAAGATCCTGCGCAGCTTTAACCATACAGAAACGAATTATAAATTTCGGGAAACGTACAAATTATTTCTATACAAGAAACATCTGGAGGATCCAAACTTTCAAAAACACCTCAATCATCAAGAAAAAGACCTTGTTTTAAAATCTCTCGCTCTTTTACGACATAAAGGTAAATATACACTGATGCTCCAAAGCGTAATAAGTAGATGGGATCTTCACCAAAAGACTATAGCCGGTTTGAGTAAGTTGGTAGCCGAAAAGACCGCTTATAATATGATGAACACTAAACTCTACCATTATTTAGTAATGGATTCAATACAAGAGTTAAAG AACATGTGCGCATTGGATTGGAGTGGATTTCCTGAATTCTATGCAAAACTGCAGTCAATGCCACCTCCCCACTATGCTTCAACGGATAATATTCTTACGAAAACCACAGGCCCCTTGGATGATTGCTGTAACAATTCTGACGTGGACAATGCCGATTAG
- the LOC106083719 gene encoding GATA zinc finger domain-containing protein 14 isoform X1 — protein MYQRSGQDSESKADDFHFSQNALEKSLDEFFSTGARRIYNGTPSAAVSHNFVNNDQQYGNDSPNPTFLKNANDGYDNSMTGNYKQSDSSFSRADNKQDCNAWNKNNGGVGNSRGQDDYDMCDNRPMYSQQRFGAGNDRSENMLGSGTKGQFHDQESSWYGSSQRHNEKYDYSIVENEPKSRSNQNRVEEVGSARGQTDFNFQRNQVDYSRGNNAYDFRENLDRAEEVGNFNVTTRDGAYNKNNQQQFAGDNYSRNQNTSDISCNKQQNFEGGDSFATFDLQNNRRNISEVGAGGYYNNFYSNQQTRQFASNKQNNLGNSMETNWTNPQSSHQMNRNDFGSNSNYQAPLNAVNPTRTPLHNSNRKIGSSTNGGSWQRENDISKKISNKKNLDERERLRRRSAKERDREYQDQIKSGIVKKASKNKTKIDPEGYWKVWWSKYAYIENMIPIVDENDPEVKDFVKFTHEPGDQRFERKMKLLLKIGTSKIRRNLDITEANYEFRDMYKLFMYKKHLEDPNFQKHLNKQEKDHVLKTLALLQHKGKYTLMLQSLISRWDFHQKSMAGLTNLGRGKNALNMMNTKLFHYLVMDSIQELKNMCAMDWNGFTEFHRNLLSMPPPHYASTDNILTKTIGHMDGGGNNSDMDNADE, from the exons ATGTATCAAAGAAGTGGTCAAGACTCTGAAAGTAAAGCGgacgattttcatttttctcag aatGCGTTGGAAAAGAGTCTAGATGAATTTTTTTCCACCGGCGCGAGGAGAATTTATAATGGAACCCCATCTGCAGCGGTATCACACAATTTTGTTAATAACG ATCAACAATACGGAAATGATTCCCCAAATCCCACATTTCTAAAGAATGCAAATGATGGATATGACAATTCGATGACTGGCAACTACAAGCAATCTGATTCCTCATTTTCCAGAGCAGATAACAAACAAGATTGCAATGCTTGGAATAAAAATAATGGTGGTGTTGGAAATAGCCGTGGGCAAGACGATTATGATATGTGTGATAATAGACCTATGTATAGTCAACAACGATTCGGGGCAGGCAATGATAGATCTGAAAACATGCTTGGCTCGGGAACCAAGGGACAGTTTCACGACCAAGAAAGTTCTTGGTATGGCAGCAGTCAACGGCACAATGAAAAATACGATTATTCCATAGTTGAAAATGAACCTAAATCCCGTAGCAACCAAAATCGCGTAGAAGAAGTCGGTTCTGCTAGAGGCCAAACCGATttcaattttcaacgaaatcaagTAGACTATTCAAGAGGTAATAATGCAtatgactttagagaaaatctaGATCGTGCAGAAGAAGTCGGCAATTTTAATGTCACCACCAGAGATGGAgcttacaacaaaaacaatcaaCAACAATTTGCCGGAGATAATTATTCAAGGAATCAAAATACATCTGATATAAGCtgcaacaaacaacaaaattttgaaggagGAGACAGTTTTGCCACTTTTGATTTACAAAACAATCGACGAAATATAAGCGAAGTGGGAGCAGGAGGTTATTATAATAACTTTTATTCCAACCAACAAACACGGCAGTTTGCAagtaacaaacaaaacaatttaggCAACAGTATGGAAACAAATTGGACTAATCCACAATCGTCCCATCAAATGAATCGTAATGATTTTGGTAGTAATAGCAATTACCAAGCACCACTTAATGCTGTAAATCCAACAAGAACCCCTCTACACAATTCGAACAGAAAAATAGGTTCGTCTACAAATGGAGGAAGTTGGCAAAGGGAAAACGACATTAgtaagaaaatttcaaacaagAAAAATTTGGATGAACGTGAGAGACTTAGACGTCGCAGTGCTAAAGAGAGGGACAGAGAATACCAGgatcaaataaaaagtggaattgtgaaaaaagcttcgaaaaataaaaccaaaatcgATCCAGAAGGTTATTGGAAAGTTTGGTGGTCAAAATATGCTTACATTGAAAACATGATTCCAATAGTGGATGAAAATGATCCAGAAGTAAAAGACTTCGTTAAATTCACACATGAACCTGGTGATCAGAGATTTGAACGTAAAATGAAATTACTTCTTAAAATTGGCACATCGAAGATCAGGCGCAACTTGGACATCACAGAAGCGAATTATGAATTCCGGGATATGTACAAATTATTTATGTACAAGAAACATCTGGAGgatccaaattttcaaaaacatctaaataaacaagaaaaagatCATGTATTGAAAACTCTCGCTCTTTTACAACATAAAGGTAAATATACACTGATGCTCCAAAGTTTAATAAGTCGATGGGATTTTCACCAAAAGTCCATGGCCGGTTTGACTAATTTGGGTAGAGGAAAGAACGCCTTAAATATGATGAACACAAAACTCTTTCATTATTTAGTAATGGATTCAATACAAGAGTTAAAG AACATGTGCGCAATGGATTGGAATGGATTTACTGAGTTCCATAGAAACCTGCTGTCAATGCCACCTCCCCATTATGCTTCAACGGATAATATTCTTACGAAAACCATAGGCCACATGGATGGCGGCGGTAACAATTCCGACATGGACAATGCCGACgagtaa
- the LOC106083719 gene encoding GATA zinc finger domain-containing protein 14 isoform X2 codes for MTGNYKQSDSSFSRADNKQDCNAWNKNNGGVGNSRGQDDYDMCDNRPMYSQQRFGAGNDRSENMLGSGTKGQFHDQESSWYGSSQRHNEKYDYSIVENEPKSRSNQNRVEEVGSARGQTDFNFQRNQVDYSRGNNAYDFRENLDRAEEVGNFNVTTRDGAYNKNNQQQFAGDNYSRNQNTSDISCNKQQNFEGGDSFATFDLQNNRRNISEVGAGGYYNNFYSNQQTRQFASNKQNNLGNSMETNWTNPQSSHQMNRNDFGSNSNYQAPLNAVNPTRTPLHNSNRKIGSSTNGGSWQRENDISKKISNKKNLDERERLRRRSAKERDREYQDQIKSGIVKKASKNKTKIDPEGYWKVWWSKYAYIENMIPIVDENDPEVKDFVKFTHEPGDQRFERKMKLLLKIGTSKIRRNLDITEANYEFRDMYKLFMYKKHLEDPNFQKHLNKQEKDHVLKTLALLQHKGKYTLMLQSLISRWDFHQKSMAGLTNLGRGKNALNMMNTKLFHYLVMDSIQELKNMCAMDWNGFTEFHRNLLSMPPPHYASTDNILTKTIGHMDGGGNNSDMDNADE; via the exons ATGACTGGCAACTACAAGCAATCTGATTCCTCATTTTCCAGAGCAGATAACAAACAAGATTGCAATGCTTGGAATAAAAATAATGGTGGTGTTGGAAATAGCCGTGGGCAAGACGATTATGATATGTGTGATAATAGACCTATGTATAGTCAACAACGATTCGGGGCAGGCAATGATAGATCTGAAAACATGCTTGGCTCGGGAACCAAGGGACAGTTTCACGACCAAGAAAGTTCTTGGTATGGCAGCAGTCAACGGCACAATGAAAAATACGATTATTCCATAGTTGAAAATGAACCTAAATCCCGTAGCAACCAAAATCGCGTAGAAGAAGTCGGTTCTGCTAGAGGCCAAACCGATttcaattttcaacgaaatcaagTAGACTATTCAAGAGGTAATAATGCAtatgactttagagaaaatctaGATCGTGCAGAAGAAGTCGGCAATTTTAATGTCACCACCAGAGATGGAgcttacaacaaaaacaatcaaCAACAATTTGCCGGAGATAATTATTCAAGGAATCAAAATACATCTGATATAAGCtgcaacaaacaacaaaattttgaaggagGAGACAGTTTTGCCACTTTTGATTTACAAAACAATCGACGAAATATAAGCGAAGTGGGAGCAGGAGGTTATTATAATAACTTTTATTCCAACCAACAAACACGGCAGTTTGCAagtaacaaacaaaacaatttaggCAACAGTATGGAAACAAATTGGACTAATCCACAATCGTCCCATCAAATGAATCGTAATGATTTTGGTAGTAATAGCAATTACCAAGCACCACTTAATGCTGTAAATCCAACAAGAACCCCTCTACACAATTCGAACAGAAAAATAGGTTCGTCTACAAATGGAGGAAGTTGGCAAAGGGAAAACGACATTAgtaagaaaatttcaaacaagAAAAATTTGGATGAACGTGAGAGACTTAGACGTCGCAGTGCTAAAGAGAGGGACAGAGAATACCAGgatcaaataaaaagtggaattgtgaaaaaagcttcgaaaaataaaaccaaaatcgATCCAGAAGGTTATTGGAAAGTTTGGTGGTCAAAATATGCTTACATTGAAAACATGATTCCAATAGTGGATGAAAATGATCCAGAAGTAAAAGACTTCGTTAAATTCACACATGAACCTGGTGATCAGAGATTTGAACGTAAAATGAAATTACTTCTTAAAATTGGCACATCGAAGATCAGGCGCAACTTGGACATCACAGAAGCGAATTATGAATTCCGGGATATGTACAAATTATTTATGTACAAGAAACATCTGGAGgatccaaattttcaaaaacatctaaataaacaagaaaaagatCATGTATTGAAAACTCTCGCTCTTTTACAACATAAAGGTAAATATACACTGATGCTCCAAAGTTTAATAAGTCGATGGGATTTTCACCAAAAGTCCATGGCCGGTTTGACTAATTTGGGTAGAGGAAAGAACGCCTTAAATATGATGAACACAAAACTCTTTCATTATTTAGTAATGGATTCAATACAAGAGTTAAAG AACATGTGCGCAATGGATTGGAATGGATTTACTGAGTTCCATAGAAACCTGCTGTCAATGCCACCTCCCCATTATGCTTCAACGGATAATATTCTTACGAAAACCATAGGCCACATGGATGGCGGCGGTAACAATTCCGACATGGACAATGCCGACgagtaa